A region from the Devosia lucknowensis genome encodes:
- the argH gene encoding argininosuccinate lyase, translated as MSNKMWGGRFAEAPDAIMEEINASIGFDQRLYRQDIAGSKAHATMLAATGILTQTDRDAILAGLDEVLAEIEGGQFKFSRALEDIHMNVESRLREKIGDAAGRLHTARSRNDQVATDFRLYVRDYIDTLVGQIRGLQLALVTRAEDEAETILPGFTHLQNAQPVTFGHHLLAYVEMLGRDAGRLEDARKRLNENPLGSAALAGTPYPIDRDMTAAALGFDRPTANSLDAVSDRDFILETLAAASICAMHLSRFAEEMVIWSSAQFGFIKLSDKFTTGSSIMPQKRNPDAAELVRAKIGRILGALNSLLVVMKGLPLAYSKDMQEDKEVAFDALDALSLSLAAMTGMVKDMMPNRERMHASASAGFSTATDVADWLVRELNIPFRDAHHITGQVVSLAEQKGCGLEGLTIEDFKLIDHRIDSRIHKVLTVEASVAARASYGGTAPANVVAQAARWKSLLTGETHEPRALSKKKSGGHGDGGIA; from the coding sequence CTGAGCAACAAGATGTGGGGCGGCCGGTTCGCCGAAGCGCCCGATGCCATCATGGAGGAGATCAACGCCTCCATCGGCTTCGACCAGCGCCTCTACCGCCAGGATATTGCCGGATCGAAGGCCCATGCCACAATGCTCGCGGCCACGGGCATTCTGACGCAGACCGATCGCGACGCCATCCTGGCGGGTCTAGACGAGGTGCTCGCCGAAATCGAGGGCGGGCAGTTCAAATTCTCGCGGGCGCTCGAAGACATCCATATGAACGTCGAGTCGCGCCTGCGCGAGAAGATCGGCGATGCCGCCGGGCGTCTGCATACAGCGCGCTCCCGCAATGACCAGGTCGCCACCGATTTCCGGCTCTATGTGCGCGACTATATCGACACGCTGGTTGGCCAGATCCGCGGGCTGCAGCTGGCGCTGGTGACCCGCGCCGAGGACGAGGCCGAGACCATCCTGCCCGGCTTCACCCACCTGCAGAACGCCCAGCCGGTGACTTTCGGCCACCACCTCCTTGCCTATGTCGAAATGCTCGGCCGCGATGCCGGGCGGCTCGAGGACGCACGCAAGCGCCTCAACGAAAACCCGCTGGGCTCTGCCGCCCTGGCGGGCACCCCCTACCCGATCGATCGCGACATGACCGCAGCGGCGCTGGGCTTCGATCGTCCAACCGCCAATTCGCTCGATGCCGTCAGCGACCGCGACTTCATCCTGGAGACGCTGGCGGCGGCCTCGATCTGCGCCATGCACCTCAGCCGGTTTGCCGAGGAAATGGTGATCTGGTCGAGCGCGCAGTTCGGGTTCATCAAGCTCTCGGACAAGTTCACCACCGGCTCCTCGATCATGCCGCAAAAGCGCAATCCCGACGCGGCCGAGCTGGTGCGGGCCAAGATCGGGCGCATCCTGGGCGCGCTCAATTCCCTCCTCGTGGTGATGAAGGGCCTGCCGCTGGCCTATTCCAAGGACATGCAGGAAGACAAGGAAGTCGCCTTCGACGCGCTCGACGCCCTGAGCCTGTCGCTGGCTGCCATGACTGGCATGGTCAAGGACATGATGCCCAATCGCGAGCGCATGCATGCCTCGGCCTCGGCTGGGTTCTCGACCGCTACCGACGTCGCCGACTGGCTGGTGCGCGAACTCAACATTCCCTTCCGCGATGCGCATCACATTACCGGCCAGGTCGTGTCGCTGGCCGAACAGAAGGGCTGTGGCCTCGAAGGCCTGACCATCGAGGACTTCAAGCTCATCGATCACCGCATCGACAGCCGCATCCACAAGGTGTTGACGGTGGAAGCCTCGGTTGCCGCGCGCGCCTCCTATGGCGGCACGGCGCCGGCCAATGTGGTGGCGCAGGCGGCGCGCTGGAAGAGCTTACTGACCGGCGAGACCCACGAACCACGGGCGCTGAGCAAGAAAAAGTCCGGCGGCCATGGCGATGGTGGTATTGCCTGA
- a CDS encoding twin transmembrane helix small protein produces METLFNIAIALALLFVVIVLGMGLWNMLKGGPGNTSQRLMRLRVIGQAIALVLLLGALFLFGRGG; encoded by the coding sequence ATGGAAACGCTCTTCAATATCGCCATCGCCCTGGCGCTGCTCTTTGTAGTCATCGTGCTGGGCATGGGCCTGTGGAACATGCTCAAGGGCGGCCCCGGCAATACCAGCCAGCGGCTGATGCGCCTGCGCGTCATCGGCCAGGCCATCGCGCTCGTCCTGCTGCTCGGCGCCCTGTTCCTGTTCGGCCGCGGCGGCTGA
- the gluQRS gene encoding tRNA glutamyl-Q(34) synthetase GluQRS, translating to MSRPILRFAPSPNGYLHLGHALSALVTWKATAMLDGTVYLRIEDIDIQRCKPEFTQAIVEDLEWLGLSWAEPVLLQSERFDIYAEAANRLRQADLLYPCFCSRAEIAAAAQGSDPDGAPLYPGTCRHLSNAERIERLERGDPVQFRLDTGKARDRTGMLTYSVIGPTLNDRPQIRYARPERWGDVVLQRKDTPTSYHLSVVVDDAAQGVTHLTRGRDLEAATDIHVLLQMLLGLPTPIYHFHRLLLGDDGGKLAKSKGSQSLRDLRAQGWTPDDVRRAVGF from the coding sequence ATGTCCCGACCCATCCTCCGCTTCGCTCCCAGCCCTAATGGCTACCTGCACCTGGGCCACGCCCTTTCGGCGCTGGTGACATGGAAGGCCACGGCAATGCTGGATGGCACGGTTTATCTGCGCATCGAAGACATCGACATCCAGCGCTGTAAACCCGAATTTACCCAGGCCATTGTCGAAGACCTGGAATGGCTGGGGCTTTCCTGGGCCGAGCCGGTGCTGCTGCAATCGGAACGCTTCGACATCTATGCCGAGGCCGCCAATCGCCTGCGCCAGGCCGACCTGCTCTATCCGTGCTTCTGTTCGCGCGCTGAGATCGCTGCAGCTGCCCAAGGCAGCGACCCTGATGGCGCGCCGCTTTATCCCGGAACCTGCCGGCACCTGAGCAATGCCGAGCGCATCGAGCGGCTCGAGCGCGGCGACCCGGTGCAGTTCCGGCTCGATACCGGGAAGGCGCGGGACCGAACGGGAATGCTGACCTATTCGGTCATCGGACCGACGCTCAATGACCGGCCGCAGATCCGGTACGCCCGACCGGAACGCTGGGGCGACGTGGTGCTGCAACGCAAGGACACGCCGACCAGCTATCACCTCAGTGTCGTGGTCGATGACGCGGCACAAGGCGTGACCCATCTGACGCGCGGCCGCGACCTCGAGGCCGCGACCGACATCCATGTGCTCTTGCAGATGCTTCTGGGTCTCCCGACCCCGATCTACCATTTCCACCGGCTGCTGCTGGGCGATGACGGTGGCAAGCTGGCGAAGTCGAAGGGGTCGCAAAGTCTGAGGGACTTGCGCGCCCAAGGGTGGACGCCTGACGATGTCAGGCGGGCGGTGGGGTTTTGA
- a CDS encoding LysR family transcriptional regulator, whose protein sequence is MNREPDWALWRSFAAVIAEGSLSGAARSLGLSQPTIGRHIETLEADLGISLFERSLTGLKPNPTALRLYEPVRAAQSSLAEAAILAAGAQDESGGTVRLTASTLISNYVLPEILRTVRQLHPRIAIEIVPSDSPENLLMREADIAIRMFRPTQLELVTRHLGDIPLVPVAHESYLARRGTPRSLDDLWDHDILGFDRSDAIILHARALGYELSREHFLLRSDNQTHLWELVKAGLGIGFGQLHLTRRTPGLVVVPVELGVPPMPVWLTTHRELFTSHRIRAIYDAVADGLDAYISGATAPVSPR, encoded by the coding sequence ATGAATAGGGAGCCGGACTGGGCGCTCTGGCGCAGCTTTGCAGCGGTGATCGCCGAAGGTTCGCTTTCCGGCGCGGCGCGAAGCCTCGGCCTCAGCCAGCCGACGATCGGGCGCCATATCGAGACGCTGGAGGCCGATCTGGGGATAAGCCTCTTCGAGCGGAGCCTGACGGGTCTCAAGCCCAACCCGACCGCGCTGCGGCTCTACGAACCGGTCCGCGCCGCGCAATCCTCGCTGGCGGAGGCGGCAATCCTGGCGGCCGGAGCGCAGGACGAGAGCGGCGGCACGGTCCGCCTGACGGCGAGCACCTTGATTTCGAACTATGTGCTGCCGGAAATCCTCAGAACGGTGCGCCAGCTGCATCCGCGGATCGCCATCGAGATCGTCCCGTCGGACTCGCCCGAGAACCTGCTGATGCGCGAAGCCGACATCGCCATCCGCATGTTCCGTCCGACGCAGCTCGAACTGGTGACGCGGCACCTGGGCGATATTCCGCTGGTGCCGGTGGCGCATGAAAGCTACCTCGCCCGCCGCGGCACGCCGAGAAGTCTCGACGACCTGTGGGATCACGACATTCTCGGGTTCGACCGGTCGGACGCCATCATCCTTCATGCCCGTGCGCTCGGCTACGAGCTCAGCCGCGAGCATTTCCTGCTGCGCTCGGACAACCAGACGCATCTGTGGGAGCTGGTCAAGGCGGGCCTCGGTATCGGCTTCGGGCAATTGCACCTGACGCGTCGGACGCCGGGCCTCGTGGTCGTGCCGGTCGAGCTAGGCGTGCCGCCCATGCCGGTCTGGCTGACCACACACAGGGAATTGTTCACCTCGCATCGGATTCGTGCCATTTATGACGCAGTGGCAGACGGCCTCGATGCCTATATCAGTGGCGCAACTGCGCCCGTCTCACCCCGTTAA
- a CDS encoding zinc-ribbon domain-containing protein: protein MIITCPHCQTKYQVTYEAIGSAGRKVQCAHCHQAWTQDPRPQSVKPPQPPAASAADDALFDAIAEDALDEAMVAEAAAAEPPKPAPTSEPPANAGKPIPPIDAATLRKQQVEFNRRQNAMSSSLPLAKVRRAARVSGIVILAGIVAVAWFGRSAIVERYPDMAGLYEAVGLGVNVVGLEFSDLATLKSLSGGNDVLSVSAQIVGLSPNPVPVPPVVISLLDESGHAVYEWSVQPRVNDLMAGERATFDTRLSLPPSEAVRVRLSFAGKGATSGERTAAAESVTATGDGGAAPSHAAPVDTHQDQPEAGHAAPASEPQDHAAEPAHAPAPAAADHH from the coding sequence ATGATCATCACCTGTCCGCATTGCCAGACCAAGTACCAAGTGACCTATGAGGCCATCGGGTCTGCCGGTCGCAAGGTGCAGTGCGCGCATTGCCATCAGGCCTGGACCCAGGACCCCAGGCCGCAAAGCGTCAAGCCGCCGCAACCGCCTGCGGCAAGCGCCGCCGATGACGCACTGTTCGATGCCATCGCCGAGGATGCCCTCGATGAAGCGATGGTTGCCGAGGCAGCCGCCGCCGAGCCGCCGAAGCCCGCGCCGACCTCCGAACCTCCTGCCAATGCGGGCAAGCCCATCCCGCCGATCGATGCCGCGACCCTGCGCAAGCAGCAGGTCGAGTTCAACCGGCGCCAGAACGCCATGAGTTCCAGCCTGCCCCTGGCCAAGGTCCGGCGCGCCGCGCGCGTCTCCGGCATCGTCATCCTGGCCGGGATCGTCGCCGTGGCCTGGTTCGGCCGCAGCGCCATCGTCGAGCGCTATCCCGACATGGCCGGATTATACGAGGCCGTCGGACTCGGCGTGAACGTCGTCGGCCTCGAATTTTCCGATCTGGCGACGCTCAAGTCGCTTTCGGGCGGCAATGACGTTCTCAGTGTCTCGGCCCAGATCGTCGGGCTGTCGCCCAATCCGGTGCCGGTGCCGCCCGTTGTCATCAGCCTTCTCGACGAGAGCGGTCACGCGGTCTACGAGTGGAGCGTGCAGCCGCGCGTAAACGACCTGATGGCCGGCGAGCGGGCAACCTTCGACACGCGCCTGTCGTTGCCTCCCAGCGAGGCCGTGCGCGTCAGGCTCAGCTTTGCGGGCAAGGGTGCGACATCAGGCGAGCGAACCGCGGCCGCCGAAAGCGTGACGGCGACAGGCGATGGAGGCGCCGCGCCCAGCCACGCGGCGCCCGTCGATACCCACCAGGATCAGCCGGAGGCGGGGCATGCCGCCCCTGCATCCGAACCTCAAGACCACGCAGCTGAACCGGCCCATGCGCCGGCGCCGGCTGCGGCAGACCACCACTAG
- a CDS encoding gamma-glutamylcyclotransferase, with protein MAHSSRKMRLTARHVAHVQPLDVTEDMPEPPEGMHAATEDDHRTTIARLMADIEDPGEIWIFAYGSLIWKPACDFVEMRTGTIRGWHRAFCLGWNNRWRGSDENPGLMLALDRGGACKGVAYRLPPDRVEESLIKLFEREMAWLPSAFPPRWVKVRSGDHTMTALTFCIDRNSGRYVSGLSEDQVADVLARASGSRGSMAEYLFATVGHLEEMGIHDPHLWRLQHLVAERIEAAYEADR; from the coding sequence GTGGCCCACTCCTCGCGAAAGATGCGTCTCACGGCCCGCCATGTCGCCCATGTGCAGCCGCTCGACGTCACCGAGGACATGCCCGAGCCGCCCGAAGGCATGCATGCGGCGACCGAGGACGATCACCGCACGACCATCGCGCGGTTGATGGCCGACATCGAGGACCCCGGCGAGATCTGGATTTTCGCCTATGGCTCGCTGATCTGGAAACCGGCCTGCGACTTCGTCGAGATGCGGACCGGCACGATCCGCGGCTGGCACCGCGCTTTTTGCCTGGGCTGGAACAACCGCTGGCGCGGCAGCGACGAGAATCCCGGCCTCATGCTGGCACTCGATAGAGGCGGTGCCTGCAAGGGCGTGGCCTATCGCCTGCCACCCGACCGTGTCGAGGAAAGCCTGATCAAGCTCTTCGAGCGCGAGATGGCCTGGCTCCCCTCGGCCTTCCCGCCGCGCTGGGTCAAGGTCCGGAGCGGCGACCATACGATGACGGCACTGACCTTCTGCATCGACCGCAATTCGGGCCGCTATGTTTCGGGCCTCAGCGAAGACCAGGTCGCCGACGTGCTGGCCCGCGCCAGCGGGTCGCGCGGGTCGATGGCAGAGTATCTGTTCGCCACCGTGGGGCATCTGGAGGAGATGGGCATTCACGATCCTCACCTCTGGCGCCTGCAACACCTCGTGGCCGAGCGCATCGAAGCGGCTTATGAGGCTGATCGATAA
- a CDS encoding response regulator, which translates to MARILVAEDDPSVRAFVVSALTMKGHEVVAEEDGGLAAETMDAEGGRFDLLLTDIKMPVMDGIALALQVGATYPDVTILMMTGFADQRERAHGLDALIYDVIAKPFTLADLLAKVDDALNGVPVEVVSLARRSLQ; encoded by the coding sequence ATGGCCCGCATCCTCGTCGCTGAAGACGATCCGTCCGTTCGCGCTTTCGTCGTGTCCGCCCTGACCATGAAAGGTCATGAGGTCGTGGCCGAGGAAGACGGAGGCCTTGCTGCCGAAACCATGGATGCCGAAGGCGGGCGTTTCGATCTGCTGCTGACCGATATCAAGATGCCGGTCATGGATGGCATCGCGCTGGCGCTGCAGGTGGGCGCGACCTATCCCGATGTCACCATCCTGATGATGACAGGCTTTGCCGACCAGCGCGAACGCGCCCACGGCCTCGACGCGCTGATCTACGACGTGATCGCCAAGCCCTTCACCCTGGCGGACCTGCTCGCCAAGGTCGACGACGCCCTCAATGGCGTTCCTGTCGAAGTGGTGTCCCTGGCGCGGCGCTCGCTGCAGTAG
- the lysA gene encoding diaminopimelate decarboxylase: MVHHFNHRDGVLFAEDVDLNDLAETVGTPFYVYSSATLRRHVRVVREAFDGIPMLMAYAMKANSNQAVLKLMASEGCGADVVSLGELERALAAGIAPEKIVFSGVAKTEAEMRRGLEVGIKCFNLESEPELERLSRVAASMGKTAHVSVRINPDVDARTHAKISTGKSENKFGIPYKRALEVYARIAQLPNVKAVGVDMHIGSQIVDLEPFGNAFGLMADLVTALRADGHTIEHVDIGGGLGIPYNVDEDAPPHPTAYAAVVRDKVGQLGCSLVIEPGRLLVGNAGILVTKVEYVKEGEADFIIVDAAMNDLIRPTLYEAHHDIQPVNASNLPPITGDIVGPVCETGDYLAKGRTIAGVKEGDLLAVMSAGAYGAVMASTYNSRPLIPEVLVDGARWHVIRPRKSLDELLALDSVPDWV, encoded by the coding sequence ATGGTCCACCACTTCAATCATCGCGATGGCGTTCTGTTTGCCGAGGACGTTGACCTCAACGACCTGGCCGAGACGGTCGGAACCCCGTTCTACGTCTATTCGAGCGCGACGCTGCGCCGACATGTCCGCGTGGTGCGCGAAGCCTTCGACGGCATCCCGATGCTGATGGCCTATGCCATGAAGGCCAATTCCAACCAGGCGGTCCTGAAGCTCATGGCGTCCGAAGGCTGCGGCGCCGACGTGGTTTCGCTTGGGGAACTCGAACGCGCCCTGGCGGCTGGCATTGCTCCCGAAAAGATCGTTTTTTCCGGTGTCGCCAAGACCGAAGCGGAAATGCGCCGCGGCCTCGAGGTCGGCATCAAGTGCTTCAATCTCGAAAGCGAACCCGAGCTCGAGCGGCTCTCGCGTGTCGCCGCGAGCATGGGCAAGACGGCCCATGTCTCGGTCCGTATCAATCCCGACGTCGATGCGCGCACCCATGCCAAGATTTCGACCGGCAAGAGCGAAAACAAGTTCGGCATTCCCTACAAGCGCGCGCTCGAAGTCTATGCCCGCATCGCGCAGCTGCCCAATGTGAAGGCGGTCGGCGTCGACATGCATATCGGCTCGCAGATCGTCGACCTCGAGCCTTTCGGCAATGCCTTCGGCTTGATGGCGGACCTCGTGACCGCCCTGCGCGCCGACGGGCACACGATCGAGCATGTCGATATCGGGGGTGGCCTCGGCATACCCTATAATGTCGACGAGGACGCGCCGCCGCACCCCACGGCCTATGCCGCCGTGGTGCGCGACAAGGTGGGACAGCTCGGTTGCTCGCTGGTGATCGAACCGGGTCGCCTGCTTGTCGGCAATGCCGGCATCCTCGTCACCAAGGTGGAATATGTGAAGGAAGGCGAGGCCGATTTCATCATCGTCGATGCGGCGATGAACGACCTCATTCGCCCCACGCTCTACGAGGCGCATCACGACATTCAGCCGGTCAACGCATCCAACCTGCCCCCGATCACCGGCGACATTGTCGGCCCGGTCTGCGAGACCGGAGACTACCTCGCCAAGGGGCGCACGATAGCCGGGGTGAAGGAAGGCGACCTGCTCGCCGTGATGAGCGCCGGCGCCTATGGCGCGGTGATGGCCTCGACCTACAATTCGCGCCCGCTGATCCCGGAGGTCCTGGTGGATGGCGCACGCTGGCACGTAATCCGCCCGCGCAAGTCGCTGGACGAATTGCTGGCGCTGGATTCAGTGCCCGACTGGGTTTGA
- a CDS encoding TlpA family protein disulfide reductase: MENTRSKGPQALKWALPVAAGVVVAGGSIAAWLMLGNAGTANECPVQQVQAQIVDAAATGELAALSGTGEGRGYADMAFNHASGAPMTVADFAGKALLVNFWASWCVPCREEMPALDAIATEYNSDKFMVLPINLDIGAGGLDKAQAFLDEGQFQNLPLYADNTFAAFERLKREAVAIGLPATLLLDPEGCELAVLQGPAEWHSKDGKAVIDALIGLRG; this comes from the coding sequence ATGGAAAATACCCGCTCAAAAGGTCCCCAGGCTTTGAAGTGGGCCTTGCCCGTCGCCGCAGGGGTGGTCGTTGCTGGTGGGTCTATAGCGGCATGGCTGATGCTGGGCAATGCCGGCACGGCCAATGAGTGTCCGGTCCAGCAGGTCCAGGCGCAGATCGTCGATGCGGCCGCCACCGGAGAACTGGCGGCGCTCAGCGGGACCGGCGAGGGCCGCGGCTATGCGGACATGGCGTTCAACCACGCCAGCGGCGCCCCGATGACGGTGGCCGATTTCGCCGGCAAGGCGCTGCTGGTCAATTTCTGGGCCAGCTGGTGCGTGCCGTGCCGCGAGGAAATGCCGGCGCTCGACGCCATCGCCACCGAATACAATTCGGACAAGTTCATGGTCCTGCCGATCAATCTCGATATCGGCGCGGGAGGCCTCGACAAGGCGCAGGCCTTCCTCGACGAGGGCCAGTTCCAGAACCTGCCGCTTTATGCCGACAACACCTTCGCCGCCTTCGAGCGCCTCAAGCGCGAAGCCGTGGCGATCGGCCTGCCGGCGACGCTGCTGCTCGATCCGGAAGGGTGCGAGCTCGCGGTGCTGCAGGGCCCGGCCGAATGGCACAGCAAGGACGGAAAGGCCGTCATCGACGCACTGATCGGCCTGCGGGGCTAG
- a CDS encoding NAD-dependent epimerase/dehydratase family protein, giving the protein MSKGKVTVLGSNGHLGNAAIVAFRDAGWAVAGFGRANRRPVAGTRFIKGDANDPVAVKTAVADADVVVHGLHLRYDQWGDGRAEQQLQVVLDALAGTGKTLLFPGTIYNYRAGDRTVSPGLRQSGEKPRGDIRIRLEDMLREASAKQGFRVIIIRAGDFYGAGNLGDWFDAGMLMDLPKGKLYHLGALSQRHSWAYLPDLGRAFAAVAEKRGSLAAFENFHFAGHWVSHGQVMAAIQSAHGQKLAVSPFPWWILRAIGLVNPVMRDLFRMRYLWQNEMELVDPRLDALLGTGFPTPFETAVATSMDDLKAVKSRLLQAA; this is encoded by the coding sequence ATGTCAAAAGGCAAAGTGACGGTTCTGGGCAGCAACGGGCATCTCGGCAATGCCGCCATCGTGGCCTTCCGCGATGCGGGTTGGGCGGTCGCAGGGTTCGGCAGGGCCAATCGCCGGCCGGTGGCAGGCACGCGTTTCATCAAGGGCGACGCCAATGATCCAGTGGCCGTCAAGACGGCGGTCGCCGATGCCGACGTCGTGGTCCATGGCCTTCATCTGCGTTACGACCAGTGGGGCGACGGGCGGGCCGAGCAGCAGCTGCAGGTCGTGCTCGATGCATTGGCCGGCACTGGCAAGACACTGCTTTTCCCCGGGACCATCTACAATTATCGCGCCGGCGACCGCACAGTCTCGCCCGGGCTGCGCCAGAGTGGCGAAAAGCCCCGCGGCGACATTCGCATCCGGCTCGAAGACATGCTGCGCGAGGCCTCGGCAAAGCAGGGCTTCCGGGTGATCATCATCAGGGCGGGCGATTTCTACGGCGCCGGCAATCTTGGCGACTGGTTCGACGCGGGCATGCTGATGGACCTGCCCAAGGGCAAGCTCTATCACCTCGGCGCGCTGTCGCAGCGGCACAGCTGGGCCTACCTGCCCGATCTTGGGCGCGCCTTTGCCGCCGTGGCCGAGAAGCGCGGCAGTCTGGCGGCTTTCGAGAATTTCCATTTTGCCGGCCACTGGGTGTCGCATGGCCAGGTCATGGCTGCGATCCAGTCCGCCCATGGGCAAAAGCTGGCGGTTTCGCCCTTTCCCTGGTGGATCCTGCGCGCCATCGGCCTCGTCAATCCGGTGATGCGCGATCTCTTCCGCATGCGCTATCTCTGGCAGAACGAGATGGAACTGGTCGATCCGCGCCTCGACGCGCTCCTGGGAACCGGTTTTCCTACGCCTTTCGAAACGGCCGTCGCCACGTCCATGGACGATCTCAAGGCCGTGAAATCCCGTCTCCTTCAGGCCGCCTGA
- a CDS encoding cob(I)yrinic acid a,c-diamide adenosyltransferase yields the protein MVKINKIYTRTGDGGTTGLVRGPRRAKHDLRIEAYGTVEEANAFVGQARLSTTAQPRIDTVLARIQNDLFDVGSDLATPGADDPDAEYPSLRVRPVQTDWLEKQIDHFNADLAPLTSFILPGGTPLSAALHIARTVTRRAERLAAALVEAEPDTSPETLKYLNRLSDLLFVLGRVANSNGTRDILWVPGNYGDVKKGD from the coding sequence ATGGTCAAGATCAACAAGATCTACACGCGCACCGGCGACGGCGGCACCACCGGCCTGGTCCGCGGCCCGCGGCGCGCCAAGCACGACCTGCGCATCGAGGCCTATGGCACGGTGGAAGAAGCCAATGCCTTTGTCGGCCAGGCCCGCCTGTCGACCACCGCGCAGCCGCGCATCGACACGGTGCTGGCGCGCATCCAGAACGACCTGTTCGATGTCGGTTCCGATCTTGCAACCCCCGGCGCCGACGACCCCGATGCCGAATATCCGAGCCTGCGGGTCCGTCCGGTGCAGACCGACTGGCTGGAAAAGCAGATCGACCATTTCAATGCCGACCTGGCGCCGCTGACGAGCTTCATCCTGCCCGGTGGCACGCCCCTGTCCGCAGCGCTCCATATCGCCCGCACCGTGACCCGTCGCGCCGAACGGCTGGCCGCGGCGCTGGTGGAGGCCGAGCCCGACACCAGCCCCGAAACGCTGAAATACCTCAACCGCCTCTCGGACCTGCTGTTCGTGCTGGGTCGCGTGGCCAACAGCAATGGCACCAGGGACATCCTGTGGGTGCCGGGCAATTATGGAGATGTGAAGAAAGGGGATTGA
- a CDS encoding DUF4260 domain-containing protein: MPSTVVWQRVEGALIFVAGLALFGVSGSGLPWWAALALFFLPDLSFAAYFLGPKIGARIYNFVHVYALGAVLMALGSLLDNSLLVGLGALLLSHSGFDRMFGYGLKAETSFEDTHLGRIGKRG, encoded by the coding sequence ATGCCGTCTACAGTCGTCTGGCAGCGCGTCGAAGGCGCGCTGATCTTCGTTGCCGGGCTTGCGCTCTTTGGCGTTTCCGGCTCGGGCCTTCCGTGGTGGGCAGCCCTGGCGCTGTTCTTCCTGCCCGACCTCAGCTTCGCGGCCTATTTTCTCGGTCCGAAAATCGGGGCGCGGATCTACAATTTCGTCCACGTCTATGCCCTGGGAGCAGTGCTGATGGCGCTGGGAAGTCTCCTCGACAACTCGCTCCTCGTCGGCCTCGGCGCCCTATTGCTCAGCCATTCCGGGTTCGATCGCATGTTCGGCTACGGCCTCAAGGCCGAAACCAGCTTTGAGGACACCCATCTGGGCCGCATCGGAAAGCGAGGCTAG
- a CDS encoding putative motility protein, which produces MNTDLATNLLTARMATTQNAVQIAVVKKSHEMEMELVNSLMQTALSPPPPGQGTLVDKQA; this is translated from the coding sequence GTGAACACAGATCTTGCCACCAACCTGCTGACCGCGCGCATGGCGACGACGCAGAACGCCGTGCAGATTGCCGTGGTCAAGAAGAGCCATGAGATGGAAATGGAACTCGTCAATTCCCTCATGCAGACCGCGCTCAGCCCACCGCCTCCGGGCCAGGGCACGCTGGTCGACAAGCAGGCCTGA
- a CDS encoding rhomboid family intramembrane serine protease yields the protein MFLPLHDSNPRRHIPFPFVNYGLIAVTIAVFAVQAMLPPAAFDQAAINFGMIPIVVRDLYPQPVPWLPDWANLVTYAFLHADWLHLLTNMLFLWVFGDNIEDALGHAKYLVFYLACAVLAALAHLGFNLEGNGPLLGASGAVAGVMGAYIVLFPHARVFVLARIVIPIPLPVPAFWMLGFWIATQLFYVVIGSDEPVAWWAHLGGFAAGVVLAPLMKRRAVPLWGGR from the coding sequence ATGTTTCTGCCCCTCCACGACAGCAATCCGCGTCGGCACATCCCCTTTCCTTTCGTCAATTACGGACTGATCGCGGTGACCATCGCGGTCTTTGCCGTGCAGGCCATGTTGCCGCCGGCCGCCTTCGACCAGGCCGCCATCAATTTCGGCATGATCCCGATCGTGGTGCGCGACCTCTATCCGCAGCCCGTGCCGTGGCTGCCGGATTGGGCGAACCTGGTCACCTATGCCTTCCTGCATGCCGATTGGCTGCACCTCCTGACCAATATGCTGTTCCTGTGGGTCTTCGGCGACAATATCGAGGATGCGCTGGGGCACGCGAAATATCTCGTATTCTACCTGGCCTGCGCCGTGCTGGCGGCGCTGGCGCACCTCGGCTTCAATCTCGAAGGCAATGGTCCGCTGTTGGGCGCCTCTGGCGCGGTTGCGGGCGTCATGGGCGCCTATATCGTGCTATTCCCACATGCCCGGGTATTCGTTCTGGCGCGCATCGTCATTCCCATCCCCCTGCCCGTACCGGCCTTCTGGATGCTGGGGTTCTGGATCGCGACGCAGCTGTTCTACGTCGTGATCGGCTCGGACGAGCCCGTGGCGTGGTGGGCGCATCTGGGTGGGTTTGCCGCGGGCGTTGTCCTCGCTCCGCTGATGAAACGGCGCGCCGTGCCGCTCTGGGGCGGCCGCTGA